One Qipengyuania gaetbuli genomic region harbors:
- a CDS encoding MATE family efflux transporter translates to MSETAKLTRGSIVGHLVGQTAAMIIGVAAIMSVGLIDAYFIGQLGSQELAAVSFIFPITIAISSLGVGVMVGINSVIARALGEGDVERAERRANFGAVFALGTGVVLGLVLYALLDPLFRLMQASDALLPLIRAYMQPYALGLPVLLLQMGLNGVLRGQGEARKTSYVSITFAVANWILDPILITGAFGFAGFGIAGAAYASIIGFGIAILMALYLISKAQLPIHPSSIRTCNIKDSSRAILSVAGPAAFSNAINPIGLSVLTALLASQGEAAVAGFGAAGRLQSFATVPLLALSGSIGAIVGQNWGARMPDRSRAAMKWAAGFCLVYGLATAILLYVTGGWFAQFFTEDPAVVAEFENYLAISVWGYAGFGLLITANGALNAVDRAGLALTQSAARVFLVMLPFGWLLRPAWGAGAIYGAELVANLLGGGLAAFIAWRVLRSGPDRNGGEASSQTKR, encoded by the coding sequence ATGAGCGAGACGGCCAAACTGACGCGGGGCAGCATTGTCGGCCATCTCGTGGGGCAGACTGCGGCCATGATCATCGGCGTGGCCGCGATCATGTCGGTCGGCCTGATCGACGCCTATTTCATTGGCCAGCTGGGATCGCAGGAACTTGCGGCGGTCAGCTTCATATTCCCGATCACGATTGCGATCTCCAGCCTCGGGGTCGGCGTGATGGTCGGCATCAACTCGGTCATTGCCCGGGCACTTGGCGAAGGCGATGTCGAACGGGCGGAAAGACGCGCAAATTTCGGTGCGGTCTTCGCGCTCGGCACAGGGGTGGTGCTGGGACTGGTGCTCTATGCCCTGCTGGACCCGCTGTTCCGCCTGATGCAGGCGAGCGATGCGCTGCTGCCGCTGATCCGCGCCTATATGCAGCCCTATGCACTGGGTCTTCCGGTCCTGCTGCTGCAGATGGGCCTCAACGGCGTGCTGCGCGGCCAGGGCGAGGCGCGCAAGACCAGTTACGTGTCCATCACCTTTGCAGTGGCGAACTGGATCCTCGACCCGATCCTGATCACCGGCGCTTTCGGATTTGCCGGCTTCGGCATCGCGGGCGCGGCCTATGCCTCGATTATCGGCTTCGGAATCGCGATCCTGATGGCGCTCTACCTCATCAGCAAGGCGCAGCTGCCTATCCATCCCTCCTCGATCCGCACCTGCAACATCAAGGATTCGAGCCGCGCGATCCTGAGCGTGGCAGGGCCGGCGGCCTTCTCCAACGCCATCAACCCGATCGGCCTGTCCGTCCTCACCGCCCTGCTCGCCTCGCAAGGAGAGGCGGCTGTTGCAGGCTTCGGTGCAGCCGGTCGGTTGCAGAGCTTCGCCACCGTGCCGCTGCTTGCCCTGTCGGGTTCGATCGGCGCCATCGTCGGGCAGAACTGGGGCGCGCGCATGCCCGACAGGTCGCGCGCAGCGATGAAGTGGGCGGCAGGCTTCTGCCTCGTCTACGGCCTTGCGACTGCGATCCTGCTCTATGTGACGGGTGGTTGGTTCGCGCAGTTCTTTACCGAGGACCCCGCGGTCGTCGCCGAGTTCGAGAACTACCTGGCCATCTCGGTCTGGGGTTATGCCGGCTTCGGCCTGCTCATTACCGCGAACGGCGCATTAAACGCGGTCGACAGGGCAGGCCTTGCGCTGACGCAGAGCGCCGCGCGCGTGTTCCTCGTCATGCTGCCCTTCGGCTGGCTGCTGCGTCCGGCATGGGGCGCAGGTGCCATTTACGGTGCGGAACTGGTCGCAAACCTCCTGGGCGGCGGGCTTGCCGCCTTCATCGCCTGGCGGGTGCTGCGCTCAGGGCCTGACCGCAACGGCGGCGAGGCTTCCAGCCAAACCAAACGTTAA
- a CDS encoding chemotaxis protein CheA: MDELLADFIAETREMLEQSGTELVAWEADPSDKARIDTIFRFVHTVKGNCGFFDFPQLERLSHAAEDALAECRAGRREPDSALVSAVLAIIDRIGAMTDAIEAGEELGSKDDDALIAALDAGGSTEIQSDVTVQPETVDDAGEDAPTKGQRQSVQRSIRLPVDLLDEVMKGVSDMVLARNDLARRLREAGEQPTIDGPFERLSAILADVRTSITRMRMQRLEHLFSSLPRLVRDLSNELGKQVMVDFEGGEVELDREMIEMVRDPLTHIIRNAIDHGIEKPVDRLKKGKREIGLMRFAARQSGNQISLLVTDDGNGIDVDRLSEKAVAAGIYSQSEIKQMSQAQKLQLIFEPGLSTAAEVSSISGRGVGMDVVRSNLERVGGAIAVSSKPGEGTSFHLQLPLTLSIIAALTVSSDGQHYALPRSYIEEIVFGSSSSVEFAEAGERRLVTFRGRRVPCISLADVLGTESNERCDWESKTLVLIRLASDDVFALAVDRVHDHEDVVVKPIAPAIMATRLYAGTTLLDDGSPMMLIDLPSIAQMRGLVGELRSKPAVIEEAQDKEEKVATPVMLFAGLDGRKRAVRLELVRRIDTVYADAFDIEGDRAQAVIEGRIFPLAGIEHGALPADRCRLLRLSDGESEVVYAVSEVLDAAEMTEEIVPSAKDRSIEGVTLIGGKPVPLIDGHTLFQRHGVPQRSDSPLVCRLPQDSEWARTILEPLVVAAGYRIAGGADEEADLAIALAGDAADETSGARETVRLRPDPEDTGDGSIYRYDRDGLMAVLKRVRTGRAA, from the coding sequence ATGGACGAGTTGCTGGCCGATTTCATCGCCGAAACGCGCGAAATGCTGGAGCAGAGCGGCACCGAGCTGGTCGCCTGGGAAGCCGATCCGTCCGACAAGGCGCGCATCGATACGATTTTCCGGTTCGTTCACACGGTCAAGGGCAACTGCGGGTTCTTCGATTTCCCGCAGCTGGAACGGCTCAGCCACGCAGCCGAGGACGCGCTGGCCGAATGCCGCGCCGGTCGCCGCGAACCAGACAGCGCGCTGGTTTCCGCAGTGCTCGCCATCATCGACCGCATCGGCGCCATGACCGATGCCATCGAAGCGGGCGAGGAACTGGGCAGCAAGGATGACGACGCGCTGATCGCGGCTCTCGACGCGGGTGGTTCGACCGAAATCCAGAGTGACGTCACCGTCCAGCCCGAAACGGTGGACGACGCGGGCGAAGACGCGCCGACCAAGGGCCAGCGCCAGTCCGTGCAGCGGTCCATTCGCCTGCCCGTCGACCTGCTGGACGAGGTGATGAAGGGCGTCTCCGACATGGTGCTCGCCCGCAACGACCTTGCGCGCCGCCTGCGCGAAGCGGGCGAACAGCCGACCATCGACGGCCCGTTCGAGCGCCTGTCCGCCATTCTTGCCGATGTGCGCACCTCGATCACGCGAATGCGGATGCAGCGCCTCGAACACCTGTTCTCCTCGCTTCCGCGCCTCGTCCGCGACCTGTCGAACGAGCTTGGCAAGCAGGTCATGGTCGATTTCGAAGGCGGCGAGGTGGAACTCGACCGCGAAATGATCGAGATGGTCCGCGACCCGCTGACCCACATCATCCGCAACGCCATCGACCACGGGATCGAAAAGCCTGTCGACCGGCTCAAGAAGGGCAAGCGCGAGATCGGCCTGATGCGCTTCGCCGCGCGCCAGTCGGGCAACCAGATCAGCCTGCTCGTGACCGACGACGGCAATGGCATCGACGTCGACCGCCTGTCGGAAAAGGCTGTTGCAGCGGGCATCTACAGCCAGTCCGAAATCAAGCAGATGTCGCAGGCGCAGAAACTCCAGCTCATCTTCGAGCCGGGCCTTTCCACTGCAGCCGAGGTCAGCTCGATCTCCGGCCGGGGCGTCGGTATGGATGTCGTGCGCTCCAATCTCGAACGCGTCGGCGGCGCCATCGCCGTGTCGAGCAAGCCGGGCGAGGGAACCAGCTTTCATCTCCAGCTTCCGCTGACCCTGTCGATCATTGCCGCGCTCACGGTCAGCAGCGACGGCCAGCATTACGCCCTGCCGCGCAGCTATATCGAGGAAATCGTCTTCGGCAGCTCAAGCAGCGTCGAATTCGCCGAGGCTGGCGAGCGCCGTCTCGTGACCTTCCGCGGCCGCCGCGTACCCTGCATCTCGCTTGCCGATGTCCTCGGCACCGAAAGCAACGAGCGGTGTGACTGGGAAAGCAAGACGCTGGTGCTGATCCGCCTTGCCAGCGACGATGTCTTCGCGCTCGCAGTCGACCGGGTCCACGACCACGAGGACGTCGTGGTCAAGCCGATCGCCCCGGCGATCATGGCCACCAGGCTCTATGCCGGCACGACCCTGCTCGACGACGGCAGCCCGATGATGCTGATCGACCTGCCGAGCATCGCCCAGATGCGCGGCCTTGTCGGAGAGCTGCGCTCCAAGCCTGCAGTCATCGAAGAAGCGCAGGACAAGGAAGAAAAAGTCGCGACGCCGGTCATGCTTTTCGCCGGGCTCGACGGCCGCAAGCGCGCCGTACGGCTCGAACTGGTTCGCCGCATCGACACGGTCTACGCCGATGCTTTCGACATCGAAGGCGACCGTGCACAGGCCGTTATCGAAGGTCGCATCTTCCCGCTCGCCGGTATCGAGCACGGCGCCCTGCCCGCCGACCGGTGCCGCCTGCTGCGCCTCTCCGACGGCGAAAGCGAAGTGGTCTATGCCGTCTCCGAAGTGCTCGATGCTGCCGAGATGACCGAAGAAATCGTGCCGTCCGCAAAGGACCGGTCGATCGAAGGCGTCACGCTGATCGGCGGCAAGCCGGTCCCGCTGATCGACGGACACACGCTGTTCCAGCGCCACGGCGTCCCCCAGCGCAGCGACAGCCCGCTGGTCTGCCGCCTGCCGCAGGACAGCGAATGGGCGCGCACCATCCTCGAACCGCTGGTGGTGGCCGCCGGCTATCGCATTGCCGGCGGTGCAGACGAAGAAGCCGACCTCGCCATCGCGCTCGCCGGGGATGCCGCCGACGAGACGTCGGGTGCCCGCGAAACGGTGCGCCTGCGCCCCGATCCCGAAGATACCGGCGACGGCTCCATCTATCGCTACGACCGCGACGGCCTGATGGCCGTGCTCAAGCGGGTCCGCACCGGGAGGGCGGCATGA
- a CDS encoding chemotaxis protein CheW gives MNELLLMCTIAGRRAAIPALRVQSVLEIDTITPIPGTPAYVCGITPLRSQALTVIDCSLALGFDQPSNSPESRAAVIEHDGHTYALLVDAAEDVAQATSDPVAIPGGLGEGWQRTAIGMVETESGPVVLVDVETIIAGPPALAA, from the coding sequence ATGAACGAACTGCTTCTGATGTGCACCATCGCCGGTCGCCGCGCAGCGATCCCTGCCTTGCGTGTCCAGTCGGTCCTCGAGATCGATACCATTACTCCGATCCCTGGCACCCCTGCTTATGTCTGCGGAATCACGCCGCTGCGCAGCCAGGCGCTAACCGTGATCGATTGTTCGCTGGCGCTGGGCTTCGACCAGCCCAGCAATTCTCCCGAAAGCCGCGCTGCAGTGATCGAGCATGACGGCCACACCTACGCCCTGCTGGTCGATGCGGCCGAAGACGTGGCGCAGGCGACCAGCGATCCCGTCGCCATTCCCGGCGGCCTGGGCGAAGGCTGGCAGCGCACCGCCATCGGCATGGTCGAGACCGAAAGCGGCCCGGTGGTGCTGGTCGATGTTGAAACGATCATTGCGGGTCCACCCGCGCTGGCAGCTTAA
- a CDS encoding response regulator, which yields MKTCLIIDDSRVIRKVSRHILESLEFSVDEAENGKEGLDKCQVTMPDVILLDWNMPVMTGIEFITQLRKHEGGEKPKVVFCTTENDVAHIREAISAGADEYVMKPFDHETLQIKLQLVGMA from the coding sequence ATGAAGACCTGCCTCATCATCGACGATTCGCGCGTTATCCGTAAGGTGTCGCGCCACATTCTCGAATCGCTCGAATTCTCTGTCGACGAGGCGGAGAACGGCAAGGAAGGCCTGGACAAGTGCCAGGTCACCATGCCCGACGTGATCCTGCTCGACTGGAACATGCCGGTCATGACGGGCATCGAGTTCATCACCCAGCTGCGCAAGCATGAGGGCGGCGAAAAGCCCAAGGTCGTCTTCTGCACGACGGAAAACGATGTCGCGCACATTCGCGAGGCGATCAGTGCCGGGGCTGACGAATACGTCATGAAGCCGTTCGATCACGAAACCCTGCAGATCAAGCTCCAGCTTGTCGGCATGGCCTGA
- the cheB gene encoding chemotaxis-specific protein-glutamate methyltransferase CheB — protein MVAALRQNSDINASADEADTRVKVMLVDDSLTVRTVFSRMLAKEADLNVVATASTAERGLDELRAQAVDVVLLDLEMPGMGGLEALPKILALSPSTKVLVISSLTAEGAEHTVEALRMGAADTMLKPRPGGFNDDYRDQLLGKIRALKGMGVEEVRRASVRPASRRAGKRPQVVAIGASTGGIHALNLFLRKLPKDFELPILITQHLPASFIPVFARQMEVASGRQAILADEGVEIRRGNLVIAPGHGHMVVHRKGTRYVTGLAYHPVKSGCMPSVDPMFETLAEAYDGEVAGVLLSGMGRDGTDGAVSIVNAGGSIYAQDAHSCAVWGMPRAVTEMGLTTAALPPEELAETVLASAGAQAWR, from the coding sequence ATGGTCGCCGCCCTGCGCCAGAATTCCGACATCAACGCCTCCGCTGACGAGGCCGACACCCGCGTGAAGGTCATGCTGGTCGACGATTCACTGACCGTGCGGACCGTGTTCTCGCGCATGCTCGCCAAGGAAGCCGACCTTAACGTCGTCGCCACCGCCAGCACTGCCGAGCGCGGGCTCGACGAGCTGCGGGCACAGGCAGTTGACGTGGTCCTGCTCGACCTCGAAATGCCCGGCATGGGCGGGCTCGAGGCGCTACCCAAGATCCTCGCTCTTTCGCCCTCGACCAAGGTGCTGGTCATTTCCTCGCTCACTGCGGAAGGGGCGGAGCATACTGTCGAGGCCCTGCGCATGGGCGCGGCCGACACCATGCTCAAGCCGCGTCCCGGCGGGTTCAACGACGACTATCGCGACCAGCTGCTCGGCAAGATCCGCGCGCTCAAGGGCATGGGCGTGGAAGAGGTACGCCGCGCCAGCGTGCGCCCCGCCTCGCGCCGTGCCGGCAAGCGCCCGCAGGTCGTCGCCATCGGCGCATCGACCGGCGGCATCCACGCGCTCAACCTTTTCCTGCGAAAGCTGCCGAAGGATTTCGAGCTCCCGATTCTCATCACGCAGCATCTTCCGGCGAGCTTCATCCCGGTCTTCGCACGCCAGATGGAAGTCGCCTCGGGCCGCCAGGCGATCCTTGCCGACGAAGGCGTCGAGATCCGCCGCGGCAACCTCGTGATCGCGCCGGGCCATGGCCACATGGTCGTGCACCGCAAGGGCACGCGCTATGTCACCGGCCTCGCCTACCATCCAGTCAAGAGCGGCTGCATGCCCTCGGTCGACCCCATGTTCGAAACGCTGGCAGAAGCCTATGACGGCGAGGTCGCAGGCGTCCTGCTGTCGGGCATGGGCCGCGACGGCACCGACGGGGCCGTGTCCATCGTCAACGCGGGCGGCTCGATCTACGCGCAGGACGCGCACAGCTGCGCTGTCTGGGGCATGCCGCGCGCGGTTACGGAAATGGGACTGACCACTGCCGCCCTTCCTCCCGAAGAGCTGGCCGAAACGGTGCTCGCCAGCGCCGGAGCCCAGGCATGGCGATAG
- a CDS encoding CheR family methyltransferase, with amino-acid sequence MAIEDASNRIIADLLASRTGQQLTESRRWRISTALSGLFRELGIQNVDQLACMLERPGEYRLATRVVEALLNNETYFFRDHAYFGTLANTVLPDLARKRADSKRLTIWSAGCSTGQEVLSLAMTFAEQPGRWQDWTIDIIGTDISGKAIEQARSGTYSQFEIQRGISVAQMLNFFSETKGGWQASDRIRGMVRFEQQNVLDFPPLPGRFDLVLCRNVLLYFAPETRRSAFDRLASAVAPDGFLMLGAGETVVGQTERFEPSSHGSALYSLRQQAGSAPLGLSIKPRQAVVNG; translated from the coding sequence ATGGCGATAGAGGATGCCTCCAACCGCATAATCGCCGACCTGCTGGCCTCGCGCACCGGGCAGCAACTCACCGAAAGCCGCAGGTGGCGCATTTCCACCGCGCTGTCGGGCCTGTTTCGCGAACTCGGTATCCAGAATGTCGACCAACTCGCCTGTATGCTCGAGCGACCCGGCGAATACCGGCTGGCGACCCGCGTGGTCGAGGCGTTGCTTAACAACGAGACCTATTTCTTCCGCGACCATGCCTATTTCGGCACGCTCGCCAACACGGTCCTGCCCGACCTTGCCCGCAAACGGGCCGACAGCAAGAGGCTGACAATCTGGTCGGCAGGCTGTTCGACCGGGCAGGAAGTACTGTCGCTCGCGATGACCTTTGCCGAACAGCCGGGCCGCTGGCAGGACTGGACGATCGACATCATCGGCACCGATATCTCCGGCAAGGCCATCGAACAGGCTCGCAGCGGCACCTACTCGCAATTCGAGATCCAGCGGGGCATTTCGGTCGCGCAGATGCTCAATTTCTTCAGCGAGACCAAGGGCGGCTGGCAGGCCAGCGACCGCATTCGCGGGATGGTCCGCTTCGAACAGCAGAACGTGCTCGATTTCCCGCCCCTGCCGGGCCGCTTCGACCTGGTGTTGTGTCGCAACGTGCTGCTCTATTTTGCACCCGAGACGCGCCGTTCGGCCTTCGACCGCCTGGCCAGCGCGGTTGCACCGGACGGGTTCCTGATGCTGGGCGCCGGCGAAACGGTGGTCGGCCAGACGGAGCGGTTCGAACCGTCTTCGCATGGCTCAGCGCTCTACTCGCTGCGTCAGCAGGCGGGCAGCGCACCACTCGGCCTGTCGATCAAGCCGCGCCAGGCGGTGGTCAACGGCTAG
- a CDS encoding putative bifunctional diguanylate cyclase/phosphodiesterase — protein MSLNCDSTGHDTRVLLFAPLAVLAMIVSATAITALIALSLNVSLLPVIIVAGAAAFGLATALFGRLGIKHLRRLEQLSNSDSLTQLPNRRALHIGIQQEIRAQQEVALALVDLDGFKLLNDHYGHFVGDAAIKEVARIFEQVCEGNAQVHRLGGDEYAILMSGSLSGTLLEGICRRVIERLAKPVAVDDRRLTLGASIGLARRLPHDSVSSSELLRRADVAMYASKRGGKMRCTWFSEAFDQSREQLKELDDELRMALANEEFRLNYQPLVDSRTRKVVAVECLLRWERPDGKRIGPNIFIPVAEESGLINPIGLWVLRQACKDALAWDDITLSVNISAAQLRNPEFPIQLGHILEETGFDAERLELEITETCLVLDPIVAERSLAVIRGFGVRVALDDFGTGYASIGFLRQFRFEKLKLDRSLVVQAGEDDASRAMMLSSITVARAMQMGVTAEGVETEEQAAMVRAAGCDQIQGWLYFKALPADEIAQHLGHPVGAALPGDVETSAKVA, from the coding sequence GTGAGCCTTAACTGTGACAGCACCGGTCACGACACGCGCGTTCTCCTGTTCGCACCCCTCGCCGTGCTCGCAATGATCGTGTCTGCAACCGCGATTACGGCGCTGATCGCGCTCAGCCTCAACGTATCGCTCCTGCCGGTCATCATCGTAGCCGGCGCTGCCGCCTTCGGCCTTGCCACCGCCCTGTTCGGACGGCTCGGCATCAAGCACCTGCGCCGGCTCGAACAGCTCAGCAATTCCGACAGCCTGACGCAGCTGCCCAACCGCCGCGCGCTGCATATAGGCATCCAGCAGGAAATTCGCGCTCAGCAGGAAGTGGCGCTGGCGCTGGTCGATCTCGACGGATTCAAGCTCCTCAACGACCACTACGGCCATTTCGTGGGCGATGCGGCGATCAAGGAAGTCGCCCGAATTTTCGAGCAGGTCTGCGAAGGCAATGCGCAGGTCCACCGCCTCGGCGGCGACGAATATGCCATTCTCATGTCGGGCAGCCTGTCGGGTACACTTCTCGAAGGTATCTGCCGCCGCGTCATCGAACGCCTCGCCAAGCCGGTCGCGGTGGACGACCGACGCCTGACGCTGGGCGCAAGTATCGGCCTGGCGCGTCGCCTTCCCCACGACAGCGTTTCGTCGAGCGAGCTCCTGCGCCGCGCCGACGTCGCGATGTATGCCTCCAAGCGTGGCGGCAAGATGCGCTGCACCTGGTTTTCCGAAGCCTTCGACCAGAGCCGTGAACAGCTCAAGGAACTGGACGACGAGCTGCGCATGGCGCTCGCCAACGAGGAATTCCGACTCAACTACCAGCCGCTGGTCGACAGCCGTACCCGCAAGGTCGTGGCGGTCGAGTGCCTGCTGCGCTGGGAGCGTCCCGACGGCAAGCGCATCGGTCCGAACATCTTCATCCCCGTCGCCGAGGAATCGGGCCTGATCAATCCGATCGGCCTGTGGGTGCTCCGCCAGGCCTGCAAGGACGCGCTGGCGTGGGACGATATCACTCTGTCGGTAAACATTTCGGCCGCGCAGCTGCGCAACCCCGAATTCCCGATCCAGCTAGGCCATATCCTCGAGGAAACCGGTTTCGATGCCGAACGCCTCGAGCTCGAAATCACCGAGACCTGCCTGGTGCTCGACCCGATCGTGGCCGAACGCAGCCTTGCGGTCATCCGGGGTTTCGGCGTCCGTGTGGCGCTCGACGATTTCGGCACCGGCTATGCCTCCATCGGCTTCCTGCGCCAGTTCCGTTTCGAGAAGCTGAAGCTCGACCGCAGCCTCGTCGTGCAGGCGGGCGAAGACGATGCCAGCCGCGCGATGATGCTCTCCAGCATTACCGTGGCCCGCGCCATGCAGATGGGCGTGACGGCAGAAGGCGTTGAGACCGAAGAACAGGCCGCCATGGTGCGCGCCGCAGGTTGCGACCAGATCCAGGGCTGGCTCTACTTCAAGGCCCTGCCGGCCGATGAAATTGCCCAGCACCTCGGTCATCCGGTCGGTGCAGCGCTACCGGGCGATGTCGAAACCTCAGCCAAGGTCGCCTGA